The window GGAAGCGCAGGATGCACGACACGTCGGCCCCGCGGAAGGCGTAGATCGACTGGTCGGGGTCGCCCACGACGACGAGGTCGCGGCCGTCGCCCGCGAGGAGACGGAGCAGGGCCTCCTGCGAGGGGTCGGTGTCCTGGTACTCGTCGACGAACACCGCGCGGTAGCGGTCGCGGACGTCGGCGAGCACCTCGGGCCGCTCGGGGTCGGCCAGCAGGCCGGTCGCGAGGGCGACGAGGCCGGCGTAGTCGATCTCCTCGCGGGCGTCGAGGACGTCGAGGTACTCGGTCATGAACTCCCCCGCCGCGACCCAGGCCGGGCGGTCCCACGCCGCGCCGAGCGCGGAGAGGGCGGGGCCGTCGAGGCCACGCTCGCGGGCGCGGTCGAGGAGGTCGGCGACCTCCTGCGCGAGGCCGCGCGTACGCAGCGCGGGCCGGACGCTCTCGGGCCAGGGGGTGCCGGTGCCGTCGGCGTTGCCGGAGAGCAGCTCGCGGATGCGGACCTCGCGCTCGGGGCCGGACAGCAGGCGCGGCATGTCGAGGCCGGGACCGGTGCCGTAGCGGCGGACGAGGGCGGCGCAGAACGCGTGGAACGTCCACGCGCTCGGCTCGGTCACGGTGCGCCCGAGGCGGCCGGTGATGCGGGCGCGCAGCTCGTCGGCGGCCTTGCGGGAGAACGTGAGGACCAGCACCTGCTCGGGCGAGAGACCGCGGTCGACGCGGTTGACGACGGCCTCGACCAGCGTCGTGGTCTTGCCGGTGCCGGGGCCGGCGAGGACGAGCAGAGGGCCGCCGGGGTGGGTGACGACGGCGTCCTGCGCGTCGTCGAGGTCGGGCACGAGCGGCGGCGGCGGCACGTCCCTGACGAGGCGGTAGGTCGGCGAAGCGGTCATGAGAGCACTAGACCAGGTGGGTGTGACAAGAAGTCGCTACTTGCCGACGAGGGTGTGGAGAGTGAGGGCGGTGACCAGCCCGCCGGTAATGCCTGGCTCGGCACCTGCTACCAGCCAGAGGTACGTCCCCGCCACCATGGCGCAGACCAGAATCACGAACGAACGAAGGCCGAGCAGATCGCGTCGCATGAGCTTCCCCTGTCCTTGCACCGTATGGCCGGCGTGCCTGAGGGAGGGGACTCTGCCAGATCCGACGCACTCACACCAGCAAAGGCGCCCCCACCAGCGTGTCGGCGTCGGTGAGGCTCCCTCCGTGCAGCCGACCAGCGGGCCCCGGACGCGTTGGCTCGGGCCGATCGACTCGGCGAGCGGTGACTTCGGACGGCCAAACCCACCAGTTGAGCACGATCGACAGTCCATACCCACCAGTAACATGCGCACGGGCCACACGACAGAGAGGCACCCGGAGCCGGGTGACCTCGGAGCCCGGAGCGTGCTGTGCCGCAGCGACGTCGGCGGCGGATCGCCCTGGAGGCTCCAAGTTGCGGCGAAGGACGACCTAGCGCTCGTACCAGCGGCCGGCGGGGCGGGTCGCCACGGTCGCGGCGTGCTCGCGGCGCGCGAGCACGGTCTTGACGCCGGTCGCGATGGCGAACGCCACGAGCAGCCAGCCGGCCAGGCGGGCGTTCGACGCCAGCGCGATGATCAGCGAGACGAACGTCAGCAGGGAGATCACCGCGAGGCGCAGACGGAACTTGCGCGACTCGAAGACGTAGTCGGTCTCGGGGCTGCCCGCGAAGCGGTGGTCGAGACGCTCGAGCTGGGCGAGAACGGACACGGGGGTCTCCAGGGAACGAGAAAGCCGGCGGCGGTAGAGGCGTTGAATTCGCCGTACCGCCGCCGGCTCCCTGCTGGCCGAGCGGGTGAAAACCGACTACGACACGGTCGCCTTCAGCGTGACCGTCCCGCTGCCGGTGTACGCGTCCACCCTGATGTACCAGTACGCCGCCGCCGGCGAGGCGTGCGTGCACGTCTCGTTGGAGCCGCCGGCGAACGGACGGCAGGTGTACGTCGTGTCGTTCGGCCGCGCGGAGACCCGCGTGTACAGGTCGGCGTCGAACGCGCAGCCGAGCAGCCCGCACGCGGGACCGGTCATGACGACCTGCAGCTGCGACTTGCCGGCCGGGACGGCGATCTTGAAGAACTTCTCGTCGCCGGTGCCGGACAGCGTGACGTTGATCTGCTGGCCGCTGGTGAGGTTCGGCGTCGACGGGTCGGGGTCGCCCGTCGGCGACACCGTGACCGTGCGGGTCGTCGAGTTGGAGCCGCCGCGGCCGTCGGAGACGGTGAGGCCGACGGTGTACGTGCCCGCCGCCGCGTACGTGTGCGACGCCGTGACGCCGGTCGAGGTGCCGCCGTCGCCCCACGTCCACGCGTACGTCAGCGGGTCGCCGTCGGGGTCGGCCGAGCCGGAGCCGTTGACCGACGCGGTCAGACCCGAGGCCGACGTCGTGAACGACGCCGTCGGCGGGTTGTTGGTCGGGCCGCCGCCACCGGTGCAGACGTTGGCGACGAGGCGGTCGACGCGGGCGAGGCCGTGGCCGTACAGGTCGTCGCGACCGGCGGCGCCGAGGTCCTCGGCGGTCGAGTACAGCGTGTTGACGATCGTCGCCCGCGTGGTGCCGGCGGGCGCGCAGCCCAGGGCCAGCGCGATGGCGCCCGCGACGTGCGGCGTCGCCATCGAGGTGCCGGACATGGTGCCGTACGCGCTGTCGCTGTTGTCGATCGTCGACAGGACGTTGGAGCCGGGGGCTGCGATGTCGAGCTGCGGGCCGCCGTCGGAGTACGACGCGCGGGCCTTGTTCGACTCGAGGGCCGCGACCGCGATGACCTCCGGGTACGCGCCCGGGTAGTCGATGGAGTTCGAGCCGCCGTCGTTGCCGGCCGCGGCGACGAGGATGACGCCCTTGCTGTACGCGTACTGCACGGCGTCGCGCTCGACGGTCGCGTCGGGGCCGCCGATGGACATCGAGATGACCTTGGCGCCGTTGTCGGCGGCGGCGCGGATGGCCGAGGCGATGTTCGCCGCGGAGCCGCTGCACCGGCCGAGGATGTCGGGGGCCGAGAGCACCTTGTACGGCAGGATCGTCGCCTGGCTCATGCCCGCGACGCCGATGCCGTTGTTGGTGGTCGCCGCGACGGTGCCGGCGGTGTGCGTGCCGTGGTCGCAGTCGTCGGCGGGGTTGCTGTCGCCGTTGTGGTAGTCGTAGCCCGCGAGGACGCGCGAGGCGTTGAAGTCCTGGTGCGTACGGCGGATGCCCGTGTCGATGACCGACACGACGACCGACGAGGAGCCGTAGCCGACCTGGCCCCAGGCGGTGGGGGCACCCATCATGTTCGGGCCGTACTGCGAGCCGTACTGGCTGTCGTTGGGCGTGACGAGGGCGTACTTGGTGACGTTGTCCTCGACGTAGCGCAGGCCGGGCAGGCCCGCCATGGCGCGCTGGACCTCGGCGACGTCCGTCGCCTTGACGACGGCGAACGCGCCGCCGCTGTCGACGCGGACGACCTCGAAGCCGCGCAGCGTGCCGCCGGCGCGGAGGCCCGCGGGCAGCGACGCGACGAAGCCGACGACGGCCTCACCGCGCGACGTCGGCTGGACCGACGAGGTGGAGCGGTCGGGCACCGCGGAGGCGGCAGAGGGGGCGGCGACGATCGCCGCGGCGGCGAGAGCGATCGCCGCGTAACGGGAGGGGGTGCGCACGCGTAGGGCTCCTTACGACGGAAGGGTGTCGTCCGGATGACGGCAATTCACCCTATTCGTCGCGTTACCCCTGGTCCCTTCGGGCTAACCCCGTGGCTAGGTTCCGTCCCAGCGCGCGCGGGGCATGTCCACGCGTTCGCCCCTGAACGCCACCCGCTCGCGCCGCAGCAGCGCCGCCGCCTCGTCCGGGTGCGCGGGGTTGGGCCGCCCGTCGGACGTCACGACGCGGTGCCACGGAACTCCCCCGCCCCAGCGCGCGAGCACCGTGCCCACGGCGCGCGGGCCGCCGCGACCCAGGTACTCGGCCACGTCGCCGTACGACATCACGCGCCCGCGCGGGATCCGCGCCACGACGCCGAGCACCGCCTCCGCGAACTCCGTCGGCTCTCCCCGCACGAGCCGCGAGCCTAGAGGCGGAGCGCCTGCGCGCTCGTTCCTTGCAGCCGGCCCGCCGGTCTCACGCGTAGTGATCTTCAAAGAACGTTCCTGGGCGAGGGGACCTAGAGCCCAGGAACGGCTCCGTACGGCGTCACGACGCCGGTCAGCTTGGCGGAGACGTTCGGGCTGTAGTCGAGCAGGACGTTCGACGGCGCCGACTGCGGCACCGCGAACCGCCACTGCTGGCCGTTGAGTTCCGTGAGCGGCTTGGGCCCGAACGCGTTGTCGCTGTCCTGCGTGACGAAGAAGTGCAGGCCGTGCTGGCCGAACGCGCCCGCGAACGGCGTCCGCTGCCACGCCGGCGTCGTCGCCGGGTCGGCCGCGGGGTCGCACTTCAGGTCGGCGTACGTCAGCGTCTCCGGCGCGCCGTGGGCCTTCCAGTAGTCGACGTAGCCCTGCTTCACGCGGCTGTCGGTCAGCGCCTCGCCCGGCCACGGCCGCGGCACGGGGGTGTCGCCGGTGCCGTCGTCGAGGCAGGCGTCGTCGCGGTAGTACGGCACCGCGGCGAGGTTGCCCGCCACCGACGTCGGCGGCGTGGTCAGCTCGAACTGGTACACGAGGCTGCCGTTCGGGCCCGCGACCTGCTCGGGCTTGCCGACCGCGGAGCAGACGTCGAACGTCGGGTCGCACGTGTCGAAGAACGCCGGCTGCCCGCTCACCGGGACCTGGTCGACCTGGAACGCGTCGTCGTTGACGCCGTCGACCGCGACGCCCTCGCCCTTGACCAGCGTGTAGTACGTGTCCACGGCGCCGGGGTTGTAGTTCCACGACGTGTAGAGGCCGTCCGGCGGGATCGGGTGCACGCGGACGTGGTAGTTGAAGACGTCGGCGTCACGGTAGAAGAGCTCGGTCTTGGTGACGTTGGTGCCGCTGTCGGCGCCCCACGTCTCGCGGATCGCGCGGACCGCGCCCGCGCGCCAGCCGAGGAGCGCCGAGTTGGCCTCCCAGTTGACCTGCTCGTCCTCGAAGCCGACGACGGAGACCGACGAGTCGGGGCTCTGCTGGAACGCGCGGCCCTTCCAGCGGCTCACGAGGTCGGGGCCGTACGTCCGCTCGGTGCCGGGGCGCGTGACCTGGAAGTCGCGGACCATCCAGCGGCCGGTCGCGGTGAGCTTGTACGTCGGCGTCGCGACGACCATCCCGTCGCGCGGGAAGCGGTCGTTGCTCGGCCGCGCCACGCCGTCGAGGGCGGTGACGCCGCCGTCGTTGCGGGGGTTCGTACGGCACACGGTGCCGGGGAGGTTGGGGCCGTAGCCGGTGTTGCTGGTGCCGAGCTTCTCCGGGTCGTCCGGGGCGAACGAGTGCCTGTCGATCCACTCGTCGGCGTCGGCGTTGCGGGTCATGGTGACGTACGGCGAGTTGGCGGCGTTGAACGACGAGCCGCTCGGCGTGCGGAACAGGTAGACGTAGCCGGCCTTGCCGGGCGCGAGCGGGTCGGCGACGCGGATCGCCTGGCCGGCGCCGATCGCGTGCTTCGGCGCGGTCGTGCCGGCGGGAGCCGCGGGGCCGGCGTCGCGGGCCATGACGACGACCTCGTCGTCGTCGTCGAGCGTCGGCACCGGGTCCTGCATGGCGCCGGTGTAGCCGAGCGTGTCGAGCGAGCCGTCGGGGGCCGGCGAGACGGAGTCGGGGAGGGCGGCGTTCTCGGCGGCGGTCGCGTAGCGCGCGAAGCAGTCGCCGAAGACCTTCTTCCACGCCTCCTCGCCGGTCGCGTGCCGGTCGGGCGCGAAGGCGTACGTCAGCTCCTCGTCGGTGCCCGAGTACGTCGAGAAGTCGGAGCGGCCGTTGGCGAGGAAGTACGGGAAGCGCTGGTCCACCTGCACCGGCACCTCGACGAGCTTCTTGCCGTTCCACCGGTACGCCGCGATCTCGTCTGGGTCGACGCCGGTGCGCGCGTCGGCGGGGATCGTGATGGTGCCGTTGTGCGCGTGCCGCACGCCGTCGCCGGTCTGCGTGGCGCCCGAGGGGTACGGCTTCGCGACGCCCTGCGCGGCGAGCCGCGACCAGTCGGGAAGCTGCGCGCCGGTGAGCACGACCGGCGACGCGGCGCGGGCGCCGCTGAACACCGGCGGCGCGGGCGGCGCGGCGTTCGCCGGCATCAGGCCAGGGCTGACGAGGGCGGCGGCGATGAGCGCGGACAGGGTGGTACGGCGCACGAAGCACTCCCGGGGGCATCGGACCCGGATCGACACCGGGCACCATGAACAACGTTCGGCACGAGGATTCGTCACTCCTGCCGCCCGGCGAGGCGCTCGTGGAGACTCGACACCCCGCCGGGGCGCGTTCGACCCGCACCCAGGTCCCGGCGCGCCGCCCGGTCCTCCCTAGTACGTCGGAAGGCTCGGGTCGACCTGGTGGGCCCAGCCGATGACGCCGCCCTGGACGTGCTTCGCGGTCGCGAAGCCCGCACCCTTGAGCAGCGCCAGCGCCTCGGCCGAGCGGACGCCGGTCTTGCAGTAGAGGACGACCGGCTTGTCCTGCGGCAGCTCGGCGAGCCGCGCGGGCAGGTCGCCCTTGGGGATCAGCACCGAGCCAGGGATGCGGACGATGTCGTGCTCGCCGGTCTCGCGGACGTCGACGAGCAGGAAGTCGTCGCCGGCGTCCTGCATCGCCTTGAGCTCGCGCGGCGTGATCGTCGCCTCCGCCGCGGCCTCCTGCGCCTCCGTCGACACGGTGCCGCAGAACGCCTCGTAGTCGATGAGCTCGGTGATGGTGGCGTTCTTGCCGCAGAGCGGGCACTCCGGGTCCTTGCGGGCGCGGACCGTACGGAACTCCATGGCGATGGCGTCGTAGATCATCAGCGTGCCGACCAACGGGTCGCCGATGCCGGTGAGGACCTTGATCGCCTCGGTGGTCTGGATCGAGCCGATCGTGCCGCAGAGCACGCCGAGGACGCCGCCCTCCGCGCACGAAGGCACCATGCCCGGCGGCGGGGGCTCGGGGTAGAGGCAGCGGTAGCAAGGGCCGTGCTCGGCCCAGAACACGCTCGCCTGCCCGTCGAACCGGAAGATCGAGCCCCAGACGTACGGCTTGCCGGCCAGCACGCAGGCGTCGTTGACGAGGTAGCGGGTCGCGAAGTTGTCGGTGCCGTCGACGACGAGGTCGTACTGGCTGATGATGCCGATCGCGTTGGACGAGTCGAGCCGCTCCTCGTGGAGGACGACCTCGACGTAGGGGTTGATCTCCTGGATCGTGTCGCGCGCCGACTGCGCCTTGGAGCGGCCGATGTCGGCCTGCCCGTGGATGATCTGCCGCTGGAGGTTGGTCTCGTCGACGACGTCGAAGTCGACGATTCCGAGCGTGCCGACACCGGCGGCGGCGAGGTACATCAGCGTCGGGGAGCCGAGGCCGCCCGCGCCGACCGCGAGCACGCGGGCGTTCTTCAGGCGCTTCTGCCCGTCCATGCCGACGTCCGGGATGATGAGGTGCCGCGAGTACCGGCGGATCTCGTCCTTGGTCAGCTCGGCAGCGGGCTCGACGAGCGGGGGCAGCGCCAACGCGGTCTCCTCAGCGGTACGGGTCTCCTCGGGGCAACCGGGGTGTGACCCCCTGGATTCCCGCTGCGCAGGTTACCGGCAGAGGGGGCGGGCATAACCACGTCAGATGACCGCTACCCGAAGGGAAACGATCATGGGTTTCGATGACAAGCTGAAGAACAAGACGCAGGAGCTGACCGGCGACGCCAAGGAGAAGGTCGGCGACTGGACCGGCGACGAGTCGATGCAGGCCGAGGGAAAGAAGGACCAGGCGGCCGGCAACCTCAAGCAGGCCGGCGAGAACATCAAGGACGTCTTCAAGTAGTCCTCACCGCGTAACACGAAGCCCCCGGCGTCCGCGCCGGGGGCTTCGTCGTGTCGTACGGCGGTGTCGTACGGCGGTCAGCCGCCGGGGCGCCACCAGGGGCGGCGCTTCTCGCGCTGCTCCTCCTGCTGCTCCTGGGCCTGCTCGGGCTCGCGGAGGTTGTCGAGGCCCCAGGCCGACGGCGCCTCGGGTGCCGGGTCGGGCTCGTCCGCCGGCGCGAACGCCGCCGCGAACGCGTCCTCCGCGTCGTCGCTCTCGTCCGGGTCAGTGGCGGCCGCCTCCGTGGCTGGCGCCTCGTCCTCGTCGGTCTCGTCGTCGGTCTCGTCGTCGTCCTCGTCGGGCCAGGTGTCGAGCGGTACGTCGTCCTCGGCGATCTGCACGGGGCTGCGTTCGGCGACGTCGGCGAGCGGCTCGACGGCGGGCACCTCGCCCGGCGAGTCCTCCTCCTCGTCGTCGTCCTCGGCGTCGGTCGGCTCGACGGACTCCGCCGCCACCTCGGCCACCGGCTCGGTCTCGGCCGCGTCGTCCTCCGGCTCGTCCTGGGTGGCGACCGCCGGCTCGACCGAGTCCTCGACGTCGAGCGCCACGGGCTCGTCCTCGGCGTCGTTCTCCTCTGGCGTTTCCGCCTCGGCCTCGTCCGCCTCGGCCTCGGTCTCGGCCACCTCGGGCTCGGTCTCGGCGGCGTCCGCCCCGGGCTCGGCCGGCTCGTCGTCGTCGGCCTCGGAGCCCAGCTCGGCGGTCGGCTCGACGGACCCGCCGTCCTCGACGGCAGGGCTGTCGTCGCCGCACGGAGCGGTCGCCGCCGCCCCGGCCCACGGCGGCGCCGGCGCGGCCACGACCGGCATCGTCATGGTCGCCGTCGTCGGTACGTCCTGGTCGTCGGCCGCGCTCCCCCCGAGCCGCGGCCGCAGCAGCGCCTCGGCGAGCGCGAGCACGGCAGCGTCGATGCGTTCGGCGAGCGCGCGCAGGGACGACGACGAGTCCTCCCGTACCTCCCCGACGACGCCGTCGAGACGCGCGCGCAGGGCGGCGACGTCCTCGCGGACGGAACCGAGCTCGCCCGACACGCCCGCGACGTCCGCGCGCACGGTGCCGAGCGCGCCGGTCACGCCGGCGACCTCCTCGCGTACGGTGCCGAGCGCCCCGGACACGCCCGCGACGTCCTGCCGCACGGTCCCGAGCGTCCCCGTGACGCCCGCGACCTCCTCGCGGACGCCGCCGAGGGCGCCGGAGACGCCGGCGACGTCCGTACGCACGCTGCCGAGCGCGGTCGTCACGCCCGTCACCTCGTCGCGGACCGACGCGACGTCGGCCTTGACCTCCTGGGCCGGCCCCGCGGCGCGGGCCGCGACGGTCTCCGGCAGCGCGCCGAGCAGGTCGCGCTGCTGCGTGACCGCGGCGGACAGGCCTGTGATCTGCTGCTGCTGGTGGTTGAGCAGCTCGGTGACGCGGTCGAGCTGCTGCCCCACGCCCTGCATGACCTGGGCGCTGGCGCCGACCGCGCGGACGACGGCCTCGAGGCGTTCGCCGAGCATGGTCGTGGCGCCGCGCACCTCGGAGCCGAGCGACGTCACCTCGCCGCGCACGATCTCCAGCGTGTGCGCGCCGGCCGCCTGGCGGATCTCGTCCTGGATCTGCTGCAGCGACTGGCGTACCTCGCCCACCAGCGACTGGAGCTGGCGCTGCTCGGCGATCTCCTGCTCGGCGCGCGACATCAGCGCCTGCATGCGTTCAGAGATGCCGGGAGGCTGCGACCCGCCGAGGTACGGCGGTGGCGGCTCGGATCCGGTGCTACCGAACGGGTCGTCCACCACGAAGGGCTCCCACGGGTGTGCGCGTACAGGGCGGCGCCAGTATCCCGCCCCTTAGCCGCGCTACGTGGGTAGACGCGCCAACTTCCTACCGTTCGTCGGGAAGCGGCCACGGGTTGCGCCGGCACCCGCGCAGCCCCTTGGTCTGCTGGATCATCACGTGGGCGAGCCCGCCGGCCCCGCACGTGTAGCTGTGGCCGTGGCCCAGGGCGTGGCCGACCTCGTGGTTGACCATGTAGATCCGGTACGACGCGAGGTCGCCCGCGTAGGCGGCGGCGCCGGCCTGCCAGCGCATGGCGTTGAGGACGACGCGGCCGCCCATGTAGCAGGAGAAGATGCCGCCGGTCCGCAGCGGGCGGCAGAGCCGGTCGGTCGTCGAGGGGCTGGCGAGCACGACGCGGAACGCCGCCGGCCCCGACGACACCCGCTGGAACGACAGCCGTCCCCCGCCGCCCCAGCTGCGCGGGTCGGACAGCACCCGCTGGACCGCCGCCGCGAACGCCTTCGGGTCGCCGGCCAGGCCGCCCTCCACCTCGACGGTGTAGCGCCGCAGCGGACCGCGGCCGCCGACGGCGCTGGCGCCGGGGACGAGGCGGAGCACGCCGTTGCCGAACCAGCCCGGCCTCGCCGCAGCGGTGGCGCTCGGCCTGGGCGCCGGCGTCGCCTTCGTGGTGGCGCTCGGGGAGGGCGTCGCGGACGGCGTACGGGTGGCACGCGGGCGCGGCGACGCGGCCGTCGCCGACGGGCTCGGCGAGGAGGGCGCCGCCGCGATGCCCGCCCTCGCGGGGGACGCCCCGCCGGACACGCGGTCCACGACCGCGGAGACCCCGGTCGCGGTCACCAGGAACAGCGGCAGCGTCTGCAGCAGCAGCCGCCCGCGCCTCGTCAGCCGGTACTCCTCCCCCGTCACGCGGACGCTCGCAGCGCCTCGGCGTCGTCGAGCAGCCGTACGACCGCCCCGGCAACGACCTCGGGGCGTTCGATCTGGGCGACGTGGCCCGCGTCGGGGACGGCGAAGAGGCGGGCGTTGCGCAGGCGGCGTACGGCCACGCGCCCGAGCGTGTGCGGCACCAGCCGGTCGTGGTCGCCCCACACGACGAGCGTCGGCGCGGCGATCGTGCCGAGCTGGCGCCAGAGGTTGCGCGGGCCGGGCTCGAAGTACGCGCGCACGAGCCCGCGCAGCGACCCGGTCAGCGCCTTGGACGACCACGGGAGCGCGCGCCGGCGGCGTACCTCCTCCGCGGCGTCGTCGACCCGCTGCGGGTGGATGACGGAGAAGTCGTACGTGCAGAGCCGGAGGACGTCCTCCGCGACCTTGCGCGGGCCCGAGCGGGCCCGCTCGCGGTCGACGAGCGCGCCCATGCCGGGGAGGAGGAGCAGCGCGAGGCGGGGGTCGTTGCTGCGGCGGAGGCGGTACTGCGGCAGCGCGGGCGACACCAGCGTCAGCGTGGCGACCAGCTCGGGGTGCTCGGCCGCGACCCGCGTGGCGACGGCGCCGCCGAGGCTGTTGCCGAACAGGTGCACCGGCCCGCGATCCAGCAGGTGGACGTACGCCACGACCGCCGCCACGTGCGCGTCGAGCGTGAAGCGGCCCCCGGGCGGCGGCCCGCTGAAGCCGAACCCCGG is drawn from Frankiaceae bacterium and contains these coding sequences:
- a CDS encoding MGMT family protein, encoding MRGEPTEFAEAVLGVVARIPRGRVMSYGDVAEYLGRGGPRAVGTVLARWGGGVPWHRVVTSDGRPNPAHPDEAAALLRRERVAFRGERVDMPRARWDGT
- the moeZ gene encoding adenylyltransferase/sulfurtransferase MoeZ, producing MALPPLVEPAAELTKDEIRRYSRHLIIPDVGMDGQKRLKNARVLAVGAGGLGSPTLMYLAAAGVGTLGIVDFDVVDETNLQRQIIHGQADIGRSKAQSARDTIQEINPYVEVVLHEERLDSSNAIGIISQYDLVVDGTDNFATRYLVNDACVLAGKPYVWGSIFRFDGQASVFWAEHGPCYRCLYPEPPPPGMVPSCAEGGVLGVLCGTIGSIQTTEAIKVLTGIGDPLVGTLMIYDAIAMEFRTVRARKDPECPLCGKNATITELIDYEAFCGTVSTEAQEAAAEATITPRELKAMQDAGDDFLLVDVRETGEHDIVRIPGSVLIPKGDLPARLAELPQDKPVVLYCKTGVRSAEALALLKGAGFATAKHVQGGVIGWAHQVDPSLPTY
- a CDS encoding DUF3152 domain-containing protein, whose protein sequence is MTGEEYRLTRRGRLLLQTLPLFLVTATGVSAVVDRVSGGASPARAGIAAAPSSPSPSATAASPRPRATRTPSATPSPSATTKATPAPRPSATAAARPGWFGNGVLRLVPGASAVGGRGPLRRYTVEVEGGLAGDPKAFAAAVQRVLSDPRSWGGGGRLSFQRVSSGPAAFRVVLASPSTTDRLCRPLRTGGIFSCYMGGRVVLNAMRWQAGAAAYAGDLASYRIYMVNHEVGHALGHGHSYTCGAGGLAHVMIQQTKGLRGCRRNPWPLPDER
- a CDS encoding S8 family serine peptidase, coding for MRTPSRYAAIALAAAAIVAAPSAASAVPDRSTSSVQPTSRGEAVVGFVASLPAGLRAGGTLRGFEVVRVDSGGAFAVVKATDVAEVQRAMAGLPGLRYVEDNVTKYALVTPNDSQYGSQYGPNMMGAPTAWGQVGYGSSSVVVSVIDTGIRRTHQDFNASRVLAGYDYHNGDSNPADDCDHGTHTAGTVAATTNNGIGVAGMSQATILPYKVLSAPDILGRCSGSAANIASAIRAAADNGAKVISMSIGGPDATVERDAVQYAYSKGVILVAAAGNDGGSNSIDYPGAYPEVIAVAALESNKARASYSDGGPQLDIAAPGSNVLSTIDNSDSAYGTMSGTSMATPHVAGAIALALGCAPAGTTRATIVNTLYSTAEDLGAAGRDDLYGHGLARVDRLVANVCTGGGGPTNNPPTASFTTSASGLTASVNGSGSADPDGDPLTYAWTWGDGGTSTGVTASHTYAAAGTYTVGLTVSDGRGGSNSTTRTVTVSPTGDPDPSTPNLTSGQQINVTLSGTGDEKFFKIAVPAGKSQLQVVMTGPACGLLGCAFDADLYTRVSARPNDTTYTCRPFAGGSNETCTHASPAAAYWYIRVDAYTGSGTVTLKATVS
- a CDS encoding alpha/beta fold hydrolase; its protein translation is MPAGKRPPAALPAKGEPPLPSWPGSTVDVGGQALYVRRAGTPDGAPAVFVHGLGGSATNWTDLMALLGDRLDGHAVDLPGFGFSGPPPGGRFTLDAHVAAVVAYVHLLDRGPVHLFGNSLGGAVATRVAAEHPELVATLTLVSPALPQYRLRRSNDPRLALLLLPGMGALVDRERARSGPRKVAEDVLRLCTYDFSVIHPQRVDDAAEEVRRRRALPWSSKALTGSLRGLVRAYFEPGPRNLWRQLGTIAAPTLVVWGDHDRLVPHTLGRVAVRRLRNARLFAVPDAGHVAQIERPEVVAGAVVRLLDDAEALRASA
- a CDS encoding CsbD family protein, encoding MGFDDKLKNKTQELTGDAKEKVGDWTGDESMQAEGKKDQAAGNLKQAGENIKDVFK